The genomic region ATGTAACAACCGGATATAGACAGATGGGTTGAAAATAGTCAGAATAGCAAGCCATGTGCGTTTtgaaatatggcaaaaaaagagtGAACTTCATGTATCGAAGAAGTCATTTTATTCAAATATAAATCATATGATGAGGGTTTTGAGGTTTTTTATACAGTCCGAAAAGGGACGTGCTCTTGTATTGAAATTTTCTAAATGGTGACAAACCTAGACATCGACGTACGTTTAtaaatatggcctaaaaaagaGTGAACGTCATTCATTGAATAAGTCATTTTATcacaaatataaatgatatatgatGACAAAAAAGGACATGCTCTTGTTTTGAAAGTTTCTAACCGGTGACAAACGATATGAAACTAACTGTTCCCAGCAgatgaatacaaatataacaaccGGATGTAGTTAAAATAGTAAGCCATGTACGTTTTTAAATATGACAAAAAAGAGTGAACTCCATCTTTTGAATAAGTCGTAATTttatcaaaaatataaaatatttatgaTGTGGGTTTTGATGTTTTAAATACGGTCCTAAAGGGACGTGCTCTTGTTTTGAAAGTTTTTAACCGGAGACAAACTTAGACATCGATGTACGTTtccaaatatggcaaaaaaaaagaagagtgaACGCCATGTCTTGaataagtcacaattttataaaacatataaatgatatatgatGAGAGTTTTGATGTTTTCTTATACAGTCCGAAAAGGGACGTGCTCTTGTTTTGAAAGTTTCTAACTGGTGACAAACCTAGACATCGATGTACGTTTttaaatatgacaaaaaaaaaaaagaagtggacGCCATGTCTTGAATAAGTCATTATTTTATCAAAATACAGATGATATATCATGAGGGTTTTGATGTTTTCTTATACAGTCCGATAAGGGATGTGCTCTTGTTTTGAAAGTTTCTAACCGGTGACAAACTTACTGTTCCCAGCAGTGGACTAAAAAAATGTAACAACCGGATATAGACAAAATAGTAAGCCATGTACGTTTTTAAatttggcaaaaaagactgaacgCCGTGTATTGAAGAATTCATCATTTTAtcaaaaatataaatgatatatgaaGAGGGTTTTGATGTTTTCTTATACAGTCCGAAAAGGGACGTGCTCTTGTTTTGAAAGTTTCTAACCGGTGACAAACCTAGACATCGATGTACGTTTTTAAATATGGCCCAAAAAAATAAGTGAACGCCATGTCTTGAATAAGTCAtcattttatcaaaatataaatgatatatgttgagagttttgatattttttatataGTCCAAAAAGGGATGTGCTCTTGTTTTGAAAGTTTTTAACCGGTGACAAACTTAGACGTCGATGTACGTTTCTAAATATGGCACAAAAAAAAGAGTGAACACCACGTCTTgaataagtcataattttatagaAAATATAAACGATATATGATGAGGGTTTTGATGTTTACTTATACAGTCCGAAAATGGGACGTGCTCTTGTTTTGAAAGTTTCTAACCGGTGACAAACCTAGACATCGATGTACGTTTTTAAATATGGCCAAAAAAAGAGTGAACGCCATGTATTgaataagtcattattttaccTAAATATAGATGATAAATGATGAGGGTTTTGATGTTTTCTTATACAGTCCGAAAAGGGAAGTGCTCTTGTTTTGAAAGTTTCTAACCGGTGACAAACCTACTGTTCCCAGCAGGGGACTAAAAAATGTAACAACCGGATATAGACAGAATAGTAAGCCATGTACGTTTTTAAATATGGCAAAAAAGAGTGAACGCCGTGTATTGAAGAATTCataattttatcaaaaatatcaatgagttttgatgtttttttatagAGTCATAAAATGGACATGCTCTTGTTTTGAAAGTTTCTAACCGGTGACAAACCTAGACATCGATGTACGTTTTTAAATATGGCCAAAAAAATAAGTGAACGTTATGTCTTGAATAAGTCAtcattttatcaaaatataaatgatatatgttgagagttttgatatttttatataGTCCAAAAAGGGATGTGCTCTTGTTTTGAAAGTTTTTAACCGGAGACAAACTTAGACATCGATGTACGTTTCTAAATATGGCACCAAAAAAAGAGTGAACGCCACGTCTTgaataagtcataattttatagaaaatataaatgatatatgatGAGGGTTTTGATGTTTACTTATACAGTCCGAAAATGGGACGTGCTCTTGTTTTGAAAGTTTCTAACCGGTGACAAACCTAGACATCGATGTACGTTTTTAAATATGGCCAAAAAAAAGAGTGAACCCCATGTATTGAATAAGTCATTATTTTTTATCTAAATATAGATGATCTATGATGAGGGTTTTGATGTTTTCTTATACAGTCCGAAAAGGGAAGTGCTCTTGTTTTGAAAGTTTCTAACCGGTGACAAACCTACTGTTCCCAGCAGTggactaaaaaaaatgtaacaaccGGATATAGACAGAATAGTAAGCCATGTACGTTTTTAAATATGGCAAAAATAGTGAACGCCGTGTATTGAAAAATTCataattttatcaaaaatataaatgatatatgatGAGGggtttcatgtttttttataCAGTCCGAAAATGGACGTGCTCTTGTTTTGAAAGTTTTTAACCGGTGACAAACTTAGACATCGATGTACGTTTTTAAATATGGCCAAAAAAAGAGTGAACCCCATGTATTGAATGAGTCATTATTTTTTATCTAAATATAGATGATCTATGATGAgggttttgttgttttcttatacAGTCCGATAAGGGATGTGCTCTTGTTTTGAAAGTTTCTAACCGGTGACAAACCTACTCTTCCCAGCAGTGGACTAAAAAAATGTAACAACCGGATATAGACAGAATAGTAAGCCATGTACGTTTTTAAATTTGGCTAAATAGAATGAACGCCGTGTATTGAAGAATTCataattttatcaaaaatatcaatgagttttaatgtttttttatagaGTCCGAAAATGGACATGCTCTTGTTTTGAAAGTTTCTAACCGGTGACAAACTTAGACATCGACGTACGTTTTTAAATATagcccaaaaaaaaagaagtgaacGCCATGTCTTGAATAAGTCAtcattttatcaaaatataaatgatatatgttgagagttttgatattttttatataGTCCAAAAAGGGACGTGCTCTTGTTTTGAAAGTTTCTAACCGGTGACAAACCTATTGTTCCCAGCAGTGGACTACAAAAATGTAACAACCGGATATAGACAGAATAGTAAGCCATGTACGTTTTTAAATATGGCAAAAATAGTGAACGCCGTGTATTGAAAAATTCataattttatcaaaaatataaatgatatatgatGAGGGGTTTCATGTTTTTTATACAGTCCGAAAATGGACGTGCTCTTGTTTTGAAAGTTTCTAACCGGTGACAAACCTGGACATCGATGTACGTTTTtaaatatcacaaaaaaaaaaagaagttaacgCCATGTCTTGAATAAGTCAtcattttatcaaaatataaatgatatatgttgagagttttgatattttttatataGTCCAAAAAGGGACGTGCTCTTTTTTTGAAAGTTTCTAACCGGATGTGTGGAATTGTTCTAGAAGGAAGATCACAAACATGAAGATATGCTAACCTGCTGTCCCAAACATTGACGTTTTATCATCCAAGACACTTTCTTTCATTCTCCACCCGACTTGTGGTCGACTCGGAAGACAGTTTGACGGCTCGACTATCGAGTTTTGTCATGTCGTCGCCAGTGGAGATGACGGAGATGTACGACCACGCTCTGCTGGGCATCCTGCAGCACGCTGGGAACATTCAAGACTTTCTCCAAATCTACTTTGGATTTTTGTACCGAAAGACGGACTTCTATCGCCTTCTCTCCGGTCCCGGGGACAAGATGGGCTTCCCGCCCGGTGTTGCCGAACAGATGGTGGTCAAGGTAGCTCGCGTTAGCTGTCTTTGCTACATTAAACACAATCAAAACAGCTTCATAGTTTACTATTTGTTCTCATCACCAACTTGTCTTCATCGTGTTTAGTAACATATAAAAAACTCTGGAATGTGAAACATATTAATAACTTTACTGTTAAAGCGCCATTCGGGTTATTGCATTGCTACAtgctaataataacaacacagcAGCAGGACCTTAAAGTGGCCCTTTTTGTACAAAACCAATGTTTcttacctgctgttgtgtatttgcaTTCATTTGTGCAGCAATTTGACCAGAGAATCACTATTATGCCATGTACTGTTTTAAAAGTAGGACCTAAAAATCAGAATAAGTAGTAAGTGTTATCTGTTTTCCTACCACTAAATTAGAACCAGAGCCTGGGTTTtatccacactttttctgcaggcgagctacttttcaattgaccaactcgaggggatctacctcatttatatatatcatttatatttatttatttatgaaagagacatttttgtaaacaagttaaatgtgtttaatgataatacaagcatgtgtaacaaatatagatgtctttctttcacaaagacaagaatataagttggtgtattacctgattctgatgacttgcattgattggaatcagacagtaatgatgataacacccacattgtacaataccacatgaaagtggttggtttttggcatctaattcatccagcttccatacactttacaagaaaaacattggcggcaaattccgtagcttgcttgattgacattcacggcacccgagggtcttgtgagatgacgctggctgcttccagttcattattatgaaaaaatgacaagaggaaggcgagaaacactttttatttcaacagactttcgcgccgtcccttccgtcgaaactctaaaggccgactgcacatttcctatcttcacaataaaagccctgcttcatgctgcctgcgctaacaaaacaagagtctcggaaagctggcgtgcacaagtgatgtgcacgccagctttctgagggatcgcttgtgcacgccagttttccgagactctgtatttagttagcgcaggcagcatgatgtatttaatgataatacaagcatgtgtaacacatatagatgtctttctttcacgaagacaagaatataagttggtgtattacctgattctgatgacttgcattgattggaatcagacagtaatgatcataacgcccacattttcaaatggaggagaaaaaaagttgtcctttctgtacaataccacatgaaagtggttggtttttggcatctaattcatccagcttccatacactttacaagaaaaacattggcggcaaattccgtagcttgcttgattgacattcacggcacccgagggtcttgtgagatgacgctggctgcttccagttcattattatgaaaaaatgacaagaggaaggcgagaaacactttttatttcaacagactttcgcgccgtcccttctgtcaaaactctaaaggccgactgcacatttcctatcttcacaataaaagccctgcttcatgctgcctgcgctaacaaaataaaagtctcggaaagctggcgttcacaagtgatgtgcacgccagctttctgagggatcgcttgtgcacgccagttttccgagactctgtatttagttagcgcaggcagcatgaagcagggcttttattttgaagataggaaatgtgcagtcggcctttagagttttgacggaaggtacggcgcgagagtctgttgaaataaaaagtgtttcacgccttcctctcggtcatattttcatattaATGATCTTGTAGCAgctagcgtcatctcacaagaccctcgggtgccgtgaatgtcatttaagtgacgtcttggtgaagattgatgatcactaatttttaggtctatttttttttaaaagcctggctggagatcgactgacacaccccccgcggtcgactggtagctcgcgatcgacgtaatgggcacccctgctctaccgcatgggtgtcaaactctggcccgcgggccaatttggcccgccgtgtaatttcacttggcccttgaggcaatatcaaattaacattagagctggcccgccgctgtaacaccgcattcaccgctaatacttttacttgccaaccctccagattttcccgggagactatttggggtgggctttaaaggcactgcctttggcgttctctacaacctgtctccatgcccgcttttactccatacaaacagcgtgccggcccagtcacataatataagcggcttatacacacacacaagtgtatgcaatgcatacttggtcaacagccatacaggtcacactgagggtggccgtataaacaactttaacacagttacaaatatgcgccacactgtgaacccacaccaaacaagaatgacacatttcgggaaaacatccgcaccgtaacacaacataaacacaacagaacaaatacccagaaatacaccccccgctatcaccaaaccccgtccacctcaaccccactgccgaaaagaggcattcaatttttataaaaaattttatttgatatgccattgatattttttaattattattattattatttgaaactcgattttgcatgtcactataaagttatataagccttgcttgttcaatattcaatgcaaaacttgtttgggtccctattaaaaggttaatttgttcaacctcggcccgcggctttgttcgtttttaaattttgacccactgtgtatttgagtttgacacccctgctctaccgaGTCCTGTACAGAACATTCAAGGGAGGCTGTGTTTTCTCTCCAGACGTACAAACTGTTTGAAAAGATGGCCGATCACAACCGTGAGCTGCAGAAGAGGCAAGAGGAGACCAGAACCGTCCCTGCGGCTGTCCAGGAGCTGGAGGTCACCTCCGAGCCCCAGCAGGTGAGTCTGGAGGAGGCCACGGCAGCGGCCAGCACAGCCCCGGATCCTGTTCCTGAGACTGAACCTCAACCCGCCGGTGTTGGAGCAGCTCGTCCACTGGCTCAGGCAGACCTGGCGGCGGCATCAAACTCAGCAGAGTGAGTGTTCATCTATTTCATTCCAAGTGTGTATAcctgggtgtccaaagtgcagtgtGTAtaccagggtgtccaaagtgcagtgtGTAtaccagggtgtccaaagtgcagtgtGTAtaccagggtgtccaaagtgcagtgtGTAtaccagggtgtccaaagtgcagtgtGTAtaccagggtgtccaaagtgcagtgtGTAtaccagggtgtccaaagtgcagtgtGTAtaccagggtgtccaaagtgcagtgtGTATACCAGGGTGCCCaaattgcagtgtgtataccaGGGTGCCCAAAGTGCAGTGTGTATACCAGGGTGCCCAAAGTGCAGTGTGTATACCAGGGTGCCCAAAGTGCAGTGTGTATACCAGGGTGCCCAAAGTGCAGTGTGTATACCAGGGTGCCCAAAGTGCAGTGTGTATACCAGGGTGCCCAAAGTGCAGTGTGTATACCAGGGTGCCCAAAGTGCAGTGTGTAtaccagggtgtccaaagtgcagtgtGTAtaccagggtgtccaaagtgcagtgtGTAtaccagggtgtccaaagtgcagtgtGTAtaccagggtgtccaaagtgcagtgtGTAtaccagggtgtccaaagtgcagtgtGTATACCAGGGTGCCCAAAGTGCAGTGTGTAtaccagggtgtccaaagtgcagtgtGTAtaccagggtgtccaaagtgcagtgtGTAtaccagggtgtccaaagtgcagtgtGTAtaccagggtgtccaaagtgcagtgtGTAtaccagggtgtccaaagtgcagtgtGTATACcaccagggtgtccaaagtgcagtgtGTAtaccagggtgtccaaagtgcagtgtGTAtaccagggtgtccaaagtgtggcccgtagCTTATCTTTTTATAGCCTTCGGCACAATCCTTAACATGTTAACTTTTTTAGTTAGTGcccacctcagcgtcaaatattttgttacttgatacctgttagcatgctaaacttAGTATGCTAGTGTTTTTGAAAGCTAATTTTGTAGTGATACATCTAAGTCATACTTTggcacttgatgcatgctaatgttatcaaGCTAgcactttaaagtcattttttcaGGTACATagctcagagtcatatattttgatgcatgttacattttaacatgcaaacattagcatACAAGCTTGTTTTTATTTAGCAGGGATACACCtcaactgtaagcatgctattgttagcgtgTTGATATGGAACTGCTATTTGCTTGCTTTTTTAGCTATTTGTGCTAATAGTTGTTGTTGTTTGACACTATCTGGCCAGAATGCAAACTCTTAGCATTTTAGTTCACCTTTGGCTCATCAACATTCATGCTAAATTTCTAATATTAACTTGTTAGGGGgtttttttggcaaattttgcATCAAATTTTGCGTCAAATATTGTGTTACTTGACAATTGAtacccgttagcatgctaaagttagtttaccataaattgattgacgtggaacccgacttaaaggcctactgaaatgagatgttcttatttaaacggggacagcaggtccattctatgtgtcatacttgatcatttcgcgatattgccatatttttgctgaaaggatttagtagagaacatccacgataaagtttgcaacttttggtcgctaataaaaaagccttgcccgtaccggaagtagcagacgatgtacgcatgacgtcatgggttgtggagctcatcacatcctcacattgtttataatcatagccaccagtagcaagagcgattcggaccaagaaagcgacgatttccccattaatttgagcgaggatgaaagattcaaggATGAGGAGAGTTAGAGTAAAGCactagggaaaaaaatgtaataaaaaaaaaaaaggcgacggcagtgggagcgtttcagatgttattagacacatttactaggataattctggaaaatcccttatctgcttattgtgtcactagtgttatagtgagattataaattcatacctaaaagtcggagagctacggtgaccgccagtgtctctgagggaagccatattgaggagccaagaaagtcataGCTGCCTTTtttacagctgctgcaggaggacgcaaactccgctcaagtctccggtaagagccgacttaatgtcaccattttctcatccaaaaacttgccggttgacatgtggtagagaaccatgttcgcttgaccgctctgttccatattaaagcttcacaacaaataaagaaacaccagctgtgtttgtgttgctaaaggcagcttcaatccaccgctttccaccaacagcattcttctttgacgtctccattattaattgaacaaattgcaaaagattcagcaacacagatgtccagaatactgtgtaattatgcgattaaagcagacgacttttagccgtgagtggcgcTGGGATAAAATGGCCgcttcaaccaataacgtcacaagcacgcgtcaacataagcatcatcattctgcgacgttttcaacaggatacctcgcgggaaatttaaaattgcaatttagtaaactaaaacggccgtaatgttaatatttcatcattgatatataaactatcagactgcgtggtcgctagtagtggctttcagtaggcctttaatttagcaggtatacaccccaGTCTCgtgtattttggtatttcactaactctgagagggacaagcggttgaaaatggatggatgtactaactcaagcatgctattgttagcatactACTGCTAGCTTGCTtgcctttttagctaattttgctaatattttttgttgtttgacataccaaagactattaaaaatgggagccattacttccctgtttggcactcagcatcaagcgttggaattggggattatatcaccaaaaatgaatcccgggcgcggccaccgctgctgctcactgctcccctcacctccaaagggtgatgggtcaaatgcagagaataatttcgccacacctagtgtgtgtgtgtggcaatcattgggactttagcTTTAACTTTGTTGTTGAACTGTTCACCTTTGGCTCATCAACATTCATGCAAAATTTCAACCAAAATTGCATATTGTAGTTATTAGAAAACTATATCTATATTGTACTatttttgaaggtgaaaactacaAAAATGGCCCCCAGCATTGTGTGTGGTTGCAGGTCAAATCAGGAGACGCCGAAGCTGGATTCGGACAGTTACAATGGCGCCGTGAGGGAAAACTACAAGTGGTCCCAGGACTACACGGATGTAGAGGTGCGCGTGTTCGTGCCCAAGTCGGTGGTCAAAGGTCGACAGGTGAGCGTCTCACACAGCAGCGGCGCCCTCTAGCGTGAAGTTTGGGCCCTTCAGGTGTTTGTGTGTCGGCCAGGTGAGCGTCACATTGCACAGCAACAGCGTGCGCGTGTGCACGAGGGCGGGGCCACAGGAGGAGACGCTGATGGAGGGAGAGTTCACACATAAGATCAACACGGAAAACTCCCTGTGGAGCCTGGAACCTGGCAACTGCGTCGTCGTGAGTGCACCCCGTCTCACCTTTGACCTCTCAGCCGGACAGCGTGCTATTAAAGAACGTTATTTCTCTC from Nerophis ophidion isolate RoL-2023_Sa linkage group LG17, RoL_Noph_v1.0, whole genome shotgun sequence harbors:
- the nudcd3 gene encoding nudC domain-containing protein 3, giving the protein MSSPVEMTEMYDHALLGILQHAGNIQDFLQIYFGFLYRKTDFYRLLSGPGDKMGFPPGVAEQMVVKTYKLFEKMADHNRELQKRQEETRTVPAAVQELEVTSEPQQVSLEEATAAASTAPDPVPETEPQPAGVGAARPLAQADLAAASNSAESNQETPKLDSDSYNGAVRENYKWSQDYTDVEVRVFVPKSVVKGRQVSVTLHSNSVRVCTRAGPQEETLMEGEFTHKINTENSLWSLEPGNCVVLSLSKTSEVWWKAVLKGEEEIDVNQINRERSMATVDEDEHAVLDRLTFDYHQKLQGKPQSHEVKVHEMLKKGWDAEGSPFRGQQFDPSMFDIPPSAVQF